In one Mesorhizobium australicum genomic region, the following are encoded:
- a CDS encoding NAD(P)H-dependent oxidoreductase — translation MTNVALTGLARELSRRADEGRPVRIGVIGSGEMGTDLVTQCMLMKGVELSAMATRRPHTAKHAIELAYGETSKFAEADTQSRVTAAIEQGRIAVTSIETMVTNPLIDVVVDATGKPGVAADFNLIAMEHGKHLVMMNVEADVTIGVYLKKQAERLGVVYTVGAGDEPSSCMELIEFASALGYTIVSAGKGKNNPLNHDAVPDDYREEAERRNMNPRMLVEFVDGSKTMVEMCAIANATGLVPDVPGMHGPKAGRDELAKILIPREDGGVLSRKGVVDYTIGKGVAPGVFVVVEATHPRIIERMDDLHVGTGPYYSFHRPYHLTSLEVPLTCARTVLFGKPDMVPLDRPVAEVCAVAKRDLKPGERLDSIGETMYRSWTMTVPDARAAGAIPCGLLEGGKVTSPVRKGELLTTANAEPDRTTKLYAMRQKQEAMIG, via the coding sequence ATGACCAATGTCGCACTCACGGGCCTCGCGCGCGAACTCTCGCGCCGTGCGGATGAAGGCCGGCCTGTGCGCATCGGCGTCATCGGCTCAGGCGAGATGGGCACCGACCTCGTCACGCAGTGCATGCTGATGAAGGGCGTCGAGCTCTCGGCCATGGCGACGCGCCGGCCGCATACCGCCAAGCACGCGATCGAACTCGCCTATGGCGAGACGTCGAAATTCGCCGAGGCTGACACACAGTCCCGCGTCACCGCCGCGATCGAGCAGGGCCGCATCGCCGTCACCTCGATCGAGACGATGGTGACCAACCCGCTGATCGACGTGGTGGTCGACGCAACCGGCAAGCCGGGCGTAGCGGCCGACTTCAACCTCATTGCCATGGAGCACGGCAAGCATCTGGTGATGATGAATGTCGAGGCGGACGTGACCATCGGCGTCTATCTCAAGAAGCAGGCCGAGCGGCTGGGCGTCGTCTACACGGTCGGCGCCGGCGACGAGCCGTCGTCCTGCATGGAGCTGATCGAGTTCGCCTCTGCGCTCGGCTACACGATCGTCTCGGCCGGCAAGGGCAAGAACAACCCGCTGAACCACGACGCGGTGCCCGACGACTACCGCGAGGAAGCCGAGCGCCGGAACATGAACCCGCGCATGCTGGTCGAGTTCGTCGACGGCTCCAAGACGATGGTGGAAATGTGCGCCATCGCCAACGCCACCGGGCTGGTGCCGGATGTTCCTGGTATGCATGGGCCGAAGGCCGGGCGCGACGAGCTGGCGAAGATCCTGATCCCGCGCGAGGACGGTGGGGTGCTGTCGAGGAAGGGCGTGGTCGACTATACGATCGGCAAGGGCGTGGCGCCCGGCGTCTTCGTGGTGGTGGAGGCGACGCATCCGCGCATCATCGAGCGCATGGACGACCTGCATGTCGGCACGGGGCCGTACTATTCCTTCCACCGGCCCTACCACCTGACGTCGCTGGAAGTGCCGCTGACCTGCGCGCGCACAGTGCTGTTCGGCAAGCCGGACATGGTGCCGCTCGACAGGCCGGTCGCCGAGGTCTGCGCCGTCGCCAAGCGCGACTTGAAGCCGGGCGAGCGGCTCGATTCGATCGGCGAGACGATGTACCGCTCCTGGACGATGACCGTGCCGGACGCGCGGGCGGCGGGGGCGATCCCCTGCGGCCTGCTGGAGGGCGGCAAGGTCACCTCGCCGGTGCGCAAGGGCGAGCTGCTGACCACTGCCAATGCCGAGCCGGACCGCACGACGAAGCTTTACGCGATGCGGCAGAAGCAGGAGGCGATGATTGGGTAA
- a CDS encoding imelysin family protein, with translation MKISTLPAALCALLGFSVSALAVEPAAIVKTYSDIALAGYEDSLTTAKALDAAVDALVAKPSAETLDAARKAWLAARVPYQQTEAFRFGNAIVDEWEGRVNAWPLDEGLIDYVDAGYGTESDSNPFYAANVIANTKISAGGDEVDASKITPEVIQSLQEIGGSEANVASGYHAIEFLLWGQDLNGTGAGAGNRPATDFDTANCTGGHCDRRAEYLKAASDLLVADLEEMVANWKEGGEARKTVEGDPTAGLSAILTGLGSLSYGELAGERMKLGLLLHDPEEEHDCFSDNTHNSHYNDIVGINNVYHGRYKRVDGSVVEGPSLAAFVREKDAAVADEMDAKLAATLKAAEAMKARAETKEAYDQMIGEGNAEGNAAVQAVIDGLVAQTRSLERVIASLSVGDVTIEGSDSLDNPNAVFQ, from the coding sequence ATGAAAATCAGCACCTTGCCCGCCGCGCTCTGCGCTCTTTTGGGTTTTTCGGTCTCCGCGCTCGCCGTGGAGCCTGCGGCCATCGTCAAGACCTATTCCGACATCGCGCTTGCCGGTTATGAGGACAGCCTGACGACGGCGAAAGCGCTCGATGCCGCCGTGGATGCGCTGGTCGCCAAGCCGTCGGCCGAGACGCTGGACGCGGCGCGGAAAGCGTGGCTCGCGGCGCGGGTGCCCTACCAGCAGACCGAGGCGTTCCGCTTCGGCAATGCGATCGTCGACGAATGGGAAGGCCGCGTGAACGCCTGGCCGCTGGACGAGGGGCTGATCGACTATGTCGACGCCGGCTACGGCACCGAGTCGGATTCGAACCCGTTCTATGCGGCGAACGTGATCGCCAACACCAAGATCAGCGCCGGCGGCGACGAGGTCGACGCCTCGAAGATCACGCCGGAGGTGATCCAGTCTCTGCAGGAGATCGGCGGCTCGGAGGCGAACGTCGCCTCGGGCTATCACGCGATCGAATTCCTGCTCTGGGGACAGGATCTCAACGGCACAGGCGCCGGTGCGGGCAATCGCCCGGCGACCGATTTCGACACCGCCAACTGCACCGGCGGCCATTGCGACCGCCGCGCCGAATATCTTAAGGCCGCGTCCGACCTGCTGGTCGCCGATCTCGAGGAAATGGTCGCCAACTGGAAGGAAGGCGGCGAGGCGCGCAAGACGGTCGAGGGCGATCCGACGGCCGGCCTGTCGGCGATCCTGACCGGTCTCGGCTCTCTATCCTATGGTGAGCTCGCCGGTGAGCGCATGAAACTCGGCCTCTTGCTGCACGATCCGGAGGAGGAACACGACTGCTTCTCCGACAACACGCACAACTCGCACTACAACGACATCGTCGGCATCAACAATGTCTATCACGGCCGCTACAAGCGCGTTGACGGCTCGGTCGTGGAAGGTCCCAGCCTCGCAGCATTTGTGCGCGAGAAGGATGCAGCGGTTGCGGACGAAATGGACGCAAAGCTCGCCGCCACGCTGAAGGCGGCCGAGGCGATGAAGGCGCGCGCCGAGACCAAGGAGGCCTACGACCAGATGATCGGCGAGGGCAATGCAGAGGGCAACGCGGCCGTGCAGGCCGTGATCGACGGCCTGGTGGCCCAGACCCGCTCGCTGGAGCGCGTCATTGCGTCGCTCTCGGTGGGTGACGTGACCATCGAAGGCTCCGACAGCCTCGACAATCCGAACGCCGTGTTCCAATAG
- a CDS encoding di-heme oxidoredictase family protein: MKIRLTLFLLLAATAAVAGGLRDDLSPTDQERVHDITLPATDFSKPEKFEKMQGGAATTPKVGDANALSQPSANLSFADKERFSLGNGIFRKDWVTAPSSTQASDGLGPLFNSRNCQACHIKDGRGHAPLSPGADAVSYLVRLSVPPDEEQAKLIAAGALAAAPDPIYGLQLQDNSAAGLAPEGRVHIDYEDVPVALSEGETVTLRKPTLTIDKPGFGPFASGLMMSGRIAPAMSGMGLLEAIHDADIMAHADPDDKDGDGISGRPNLVADGKGGLLIGRFGWKAAQPSVEQQTAHAFAGDMGLSTPILPDNSGDCTAAQPDCRAMPNGAQERYGDTEVPQDVLDLVVFYSQNLAPPVRRGFDKPDVLAGKAAFYQAGCPVCHVPKYVTSRNATHEAQRFQLIWPYTDLLLHDMGPGLADGRSEGLADGSEWRTPPLWGIGISHKVSAEAGFLHDGRARTVQEAILWHGGEAQASRDAYVALPKAERDALVKFLESL; encoded by the coding sequence ATGAAGATCCGTTTGACATTGTTCCTGCTTCTCGCGGCGACCGCGGCCGTCGCGGGCGGGTTGCGCGACGATCTTTCGCCGACGGACCAGGAGCGGGTGCACGACATCACGCTCCCGGCCACGGATTTCTCGAAGCCGGAGAAGTTCGAGAAGATGCAGGGCGGCGCGGCCACGACGCCGAAGGTCGGCGACGCTAACGCCCTGTCGCAGCCCTCGGCGAACCTGTCCTTCGCGGACAAGGAGCGCTTCTCGCTCGGCAACGGCATCTTCCGCAAGGACTGGGTGACAGCGCCGTCATCGACGCAGGCGTCGGACGGGCTCGGCCCGCTGTTCAATTCGCGCAACTGCCAGGCGTGTCACATCAAGGACGGGCGGGGCCACGCGCCGCTGTCGCCCGGCGCCGACGCGGTGTCCTATCTCGTGCGGCTTTCCGTGCCGCCGGATGAAGAACAGGCGAAGCTGATCGCCGCCGGCGCTCTCGCCGCGGCTCCCGATCCGATTTACGGCCTGCAATTGCAGGACAATTCCGCCGCCGGCCTTGCGCCGGAAGGTCGCGTGCACATCGACTACGAGGATGTACCGGTGGCGCTTTCGGAGGGCGAGACGGTCACCCTGCGCAAGCCGACGCTGACGATCGACAAGCCGGGCTTCGGCCCCTTCGCCTCCGGCCTGATGATGTCCGGCCGCATCGCGCCCGCCATGTCCGGCATGGGTCTGCTGGAAGCGATCCACGATGCCGACATCATGGCCCATGCCGATCCGGACGACAAAGACGGCGACGGCATCTCAGGCCGTCCGAACCTGGTCGCCGACGGCAAGGGCGGGCTTCTGATCGGCCGCTTTGGCTGGAAGGCGGCGCAGCCGAGCGTCGAGCAGCAGACGGCGCATGCCTTTGCCGGCGACATGGGCCTGTCGACGCCGATCCTGCCCGACAATTCAGGCGACTGCACCGCGGCTCAGCCGGACTGCCGCGCCATGCCCAATGGCGCGCAGGAGCGCTACGGCGACACGGAAGTGCCGCAGGACGTGCTCGACCTCGTCGTCTTCTATTCGCAGAACCTCGCGCCGCCGGTGCGGCGCGGCTTCGACAAGCCGGACGTGCTTGCCGGCAAGGCGGCGTTCTACCAGGCCGGCTGCCCGGTCTGCCACGTGCCGAAATACGTCACCAGCCGCAATGCGACGCACGAGGCGCAGCGCTTCCAGCTCATCTGGCCATATACCGATCTGCTGCTGCACGACATGGGGCCGGGGCTGGCCGACGGTCGGTCTGAGGGGCTGGCGGACGGCAGCGAATGGCGCACGCCGCCGCTGTGGGGCATCGGCATCTCGCACAAGGTGAGCGCGGAGGCGGGCTTCCTGCATGACGGCCGCGCCCGCACGGTGCAGGAGGCGATCCTGTGGCATGGCGGCGAGGCGCAGGCGTCGCGCGACGCCTATGTCGCGCTGCCCAAGGCCGAGCGCGACGCGCTGGTGAAGTTCCTGGAGTCGCTGTGA
- a CDS encoding imelysin family protein yields MRNLLVALALIACVAPAAADGVGGQVLDGFVAPSLADFTRSTGELASSVTALCEMPSDAALTDSQAAFAAAMEDWGHVSILRFGPLAADGRFEKLFFWPDARSIGQKQVQGLLASGDAGEIASGMSGKSAALQGFPALEFALHGTGSEKLAAGDPWRCSVAAAISSNIASIAASVAGEWAEGTPFAASFSAPAEGKEPYRNEAEVQGEIVKALATALQFIRSAELSPPLGEEPAKANGRRAPMWRSDLTASLIAAQVDGVRRLLAVAGYEQSLPQDSRYVAASIRFELDNAIRTLGLVNGPAEQAFGTEPDRGRFAFAELALHHAGELVNRDLAAALGLTMGFNALDGD; encoded by the coding sequence ATGCGGAACCTGCTGGTCGCGCTTGCGCTGATCGCCTGTGTCGCCCCGGCTGCGGCGGACGGCGTGGGCGGGCAGGTGCTCGATGGCTTCGTCGCGCCGTCGCTCGCGGATTTCACGCGCTCGACGGGGGAGTTGGCATCGTCCGTCACGGCGCTGTGCGAAATGCCCTCCGACGCCGCGCTGACAGACTCGCAGGCGGCCTTCGCGGCTGCGATGGAGGACTGGGGCCATGTCTCCATCCTGCGCTTCGGGCCGCTCGCGGCCGACGGGCGCTTCGAGAAGCTGTTCTTCTGGCCGGACGCGCGCAGCATCGGGCAGAAGCAGGTGCAGGGGCTGCTGGCATCCGGCGATGCGGGAGAGATCGCTTCCGGGATGAGCGGGAAGAGTGCGGCGCTGCAAGGCTTTCCCGCACTGGAATTCGCGTTGCACGGCACCGGGTCGGAGAAGCTCGCGGCGGGCGATCCGTGGCGCTGCTCGGTCGCAGCGGCGATTTCGTCGAACATCGCCTCGATCGCGGCGTCGGTTGCCGGGGAATGGGCCGAAGGAACGCCCTTCGCCGCGTCGTTCTCGGCGCCTGCCGAGGGCAAGGAGCCCTACCGGAACGAGGCGGAAGTGCAGGGCGAGATCGTCAAGGCGCTCGCCACCGCGCTGCAGTTCATCCGCTCCGCCGAACTGTCTCCGCCGCTGGGCGAGGAGCCGGCCAAGGCCAATGGCCGCCGGGCGCCGATGTGGCGCAGCGACCTGACCGCGTCGCTGATTGCCGCGCAGGTGGACGGCGTGCGCCGGTTGCTTGCCGTGGCCGGCTATGAGCAGTCGCTGCCTCAGGACAGCCGCTACGTGGCTGCGTCGATTCGCTTCGAACTCGACAATGCGATCCGCACGCTGGGCCTGGTCAATGGGCCGGCCGAACAGGCGTTCGGCACCGAGCCGGACCGTGGCCGCTTCGCCTTTGCCGAACTCGCGCTCCACCACGCCGGCGAACTGGTCAATCGTGACCTTGCCGCCGCACTCGGCCTGACCATGGGGTTCAACGCGCTCGATGGAGATTGA